One Candidatus Beckwithbacteria bacterium DNA window includes the following coding sequences:
- a CDS encoding NTP transferase domain-containing protein encodes MNNFNHISAIVLAAGKGTRIGQELPKVLYRVAGKPMIYYSLSLLDRVGIKDKNVVIGFKSDEVKASIGRSANYVYQWQQKGTADAVKTALKEITSGVETILVINGDDSAFYKSSTIRRLLRSHEEQGAMLSFLTIRKKEPGSLGRVKRDQDGRVVTIIEAKEASPQELEITEVNAGCYCFNFEWLRINVEQIKAQASNGEFYLTDLISLASNQGKIVNSQEVGEDEWYGINSKEELALANRNMVKRLQARKQPLLFLVNLDNTIIDVDRIKQDLDKEINTFLSSISNNGDKKDYIQKFWQAYDEVKKDRGFVDIPEACRVFASQVQNDYLAESLKNIFFSLSFEDYLLPDAYSFLESLHNMGELVLIAEGDLVYQPIKIRKAGLIPLVDDYFVFENIGEGIKQISAIYKDWDILMIDDQLVNIAEAKKVSPQIKGVWLQYGEYQNEHLDKKDMVICYEQSLAQLLGKITSFLKS; translated from the coding sequence ATGAATAATTTTAACCATATTTCTGCTATTGTCCTAGCAGCTGGTAAAGGAACCCGGATTGGTCAAGAATTACCAAAAGTTCTGTATCGGGTAGCCGGTAAACCCATGATTTACTACAGTCTTAGCTTGCTAGACCGGGTAGGCATTAAAGATAAAAACGTAGTGATAGGTTTTAAATCTGATGAAGTTAAGGCCAGTATTGGCCGGAGTGCCAACTATGTGTATCAATGGCAGCAAAAAGGGACAGCCGATGCGGTCAAAACAGCTTTGAAAGAAATTACTTCAGGAGTAGAAACAATTTTGGTAATCAATGGTGATGACTCGGCTTTTTATAAATCTTCAACTATTAGACGTTTGCTGAGATCTCATGAAGAACAAGGTGCTATGTTAAGCTTTTTAACGATCAGAAAAAAAGAACCAGGTTCATTAGGTCGGGTTAAACGCGATCAAGATGGCAGAGTTGTAACTATTATTGAAGCTAAAGAAGCTAGTCCGCAAGAGCTTGAAATTACCGAAGTTAATGCTGGTTGCTACTGCTTTAATTTTGAATGGTTACGAATCAATGTCGAACAAATTAAAGCCCAAGCTAGTAATGGTGAATTTTATTTAACAGACCTTATCTCATTGGCAAGTAACCAAGGCAAGATAGTAAATAGCCAAGAAGTAGGGGAAGATGAATGGTATGGGATTAATTCCAAAGAAGAATTGGCTTTAGCAAATCGCAATATGGTCAAACGTTTACAAGCCAGAAAACAACCACTGCTATTTTTAGTAAACCTGGATAACACAATTATTGATGTGGATAGAATCAAACAAGATTTAGATAAAGAAATTAATACTTTTCTTTCTTCAATAAGTAATAATGGTGATAAGAAAGACTATATTCAAAAATTTTGGCAAGCCTATGATGAAGTTAAAAAAGATAGAGGGTTTGTTGATATTCCCGAGGCTTGTCGAGTTTTTGCTAGTCAGGTTCAAAACGATTATCTAGCTGAGTCTTTGAAAAACATATTTTTTAGTTTGTCGTTTGAAGATTATCTGCTTCCAGATGCGTATTCTTTTTTAGAAAGTCTTCACAATATGGGTGAATTGGTGCTGATTGCTGAGGGTGATTTGGTTTATCAGCCAATTAAAATTAGAAAAGCTGGACTTATTCCTCTAGTTGATGATTATTTTGTTTTTGAAAATATTGGCGAGGGGATAAAACAAATTTCAGCTATTTATAAAGATTGGGATATTTTAATGATTGATGATCAGCTAGTTAATATTGCTGAGGCTAAAAAAGTTTCTCCTCAGATAAAAGGAGTTTGGTTGCAGTATGGTGAATATCAGAATGAGCATTTGGATAAAAAAGATATGGTAATTTGCTATGAACAAAGTTTAGCTCAGCTACTTGGCAAAATTACTAGTTTTCTTAAATCTTAA
- the murC gene encoding UDP-N-acetylmuramate--L-alanine ligase has product MLNLAAIHSVYFTGLKGVGMTALACIAKDFGMQVEGSDVEGTFVTDEALVKKDITCYIGFEPERIRQIKPDLLVYTVAHGGEENVEVKAALEAGVLVLSFAQALGLFFNSKNIGISVAGVGGKTTVSAWLATALEQLEQDPSYMVGVGQIKSLAFPGKFDLKGDIFVAEADEYKSSINDEHPKFYYQNPKIIIIPNLAHDHPDVYPSEVNTLTTFQKFVEKLPSDGTLVINLDCPLARKLIEQSDIKASILGYGFTHGDYLIKQNSVSSFDLFKGDQKIGVNLTISVQGQFNMANATAVLLAGQALGFGLQDLQAVLSKYEGLGRRLELIYEQDSTTLYDDYAHHPQEIQATLAALKNQFPNHRIVVAFQAHTYSRTKALLAEFASSFGDADHVVITDIFASAREKADPQTSGQSLADAIAKNHRDTRYLAGEKELLDYLQTQDLQDTVIVTMGAGDIYLWHEAIINLIKAQYGK; this is encoded by the coding sequence ATGCTTAATCTTGCTGCTATCCACTCAGTCTACTTTACTGGTCTCAAAGGTGTAGGAATGACGGCCCTAGCTTGTATTGCCAAAGACTTTGGGATGCAAGTTGAGGGTTCAGATGTTGAGGGTACATTTGTGACGGATGAAGCCTTAGTTAAAAAAGATATTACCTGCTATATAGGTTTTGAGCCTGAGCGGATTAGGCAAATTAAACCAGACTTGCTGGTTTATACTGTGGCTCATGGTGGCGAGGAAAACGTGGAAGTTAAAGCAGCTTTGGAAGCCGGAGTGCTAGTTTTGTCTTTTGCTCAAGCTCTAGGCCTATTTTTCAACAGTAAAAACATCGGTATTAGCGTAGCCGGAGTAGGCGGTAAAACCACGGTCTCTGCCTGGCTAGCAACGGCATTGGAGCAGCTTGAGCAAGATCCTAGCTATATGGTTGGAGTTGGCCAAATTAAATCATTAGCTTTTCCTGGGAAATTTGATTTGAAAGGTGACATTTTTGTAGCCGAAGCAGATGAGTATAAATCAAGTATTAACGATGAACACCCTAAATTTTATTATCAAAATCCTAAAATTATCATTATTCCCAACTTGGCTCATGATCATCCAGATGTTTACCCAAGTGAAGTAAATACCTTAACTACTTTTCAGAAGTTTGTTGAAAAATTACCTAGTGATGGTACTTTAGTTATAAACCTAGATTGTCCGCTAGCCCGGAAACTTATTGAGCAAAGCGATATTAAAGCTTCGATTTTAGGTTATGGTTTTACCCATGGTGATTATCTGATCAAACAAAATTCTGTTTCTAGTTTTGACTTATTTAAAGGTGATCAGAAAATTGGTGTCAATCTTACTATCTCGGTTCAAGGCCAATTTAATATGGCTAATGCTACGGCTGTTTTATTGGCTGGCCAAGCGTTAGGCTTTGGTCTTCAAGATTTGCAAGCAGTTTTGTCAAAATACGAGGGTCTTGGCCGTCGGCTGGAATTAATCTATGAGCAAGATAGCACTACATTATATGATGATTATGCTCATCATCCTCAGGAAATTCAGGCAACACTAGCAGCCCTAAAAAATCAGTTTCCCAATCACCGCATTGTTGTAGCTTTTCAGGCCCATACCTACTCGAGAACCAAAGCCTTGTTGGCAGAATTTGCTAGCAGCTTTGGGGATGCTGACCATGTGGTCATTACTGATATTTTTGCTTCAGCCCGGGAAAAAGCTGATCCGCAAACTTCTGGCCAATCTCTGGCTGATGCTATTGCCAAAAACCACCGCGATACTAGATATTTAGCTGGAGAAAAGGAACTATTAGACTATTTGCAAACCCAAGATTTGCAAGATACAGTGATAGTAACTATGGGAGCTGGAGATATCTATCTTTGGCATGAAGCGATTATCAATTTGATTAAAGCGCAGTATGGCAAGTAG